The stretch of DNA TGAAGCCGTGTTCGGCACCCTCTACGCCCTGAGTGACCCGGGCGTGGAGGGCAACGACGTGGAGATGTTGCACGAGTCGCTCCTGTCCGCCGACCCAAGCGGCAGAGAGGGACGACCCGGGTCCGCGCCGCAGAAGTTACCGTCCTGACCTGACACCAAGCGCGGGACACGAGCCGCACATCCTTGCGGTGTGCTGAAGCAGCGGCCGAGCATCGGGGGGTATGCGCGGGATGCCTTCGCGGTCGACCAAAGTCGCCATCGTCACCGGGGCGGGGACCGGCGTGGGCCGGGCGGTGGCGCTGGCCCTGCTCAAAGCCGGGTACGCCGTGGCGCTGGCCGGACGGCGCAAGGCGCTGCTCGAGGCGACGGCCCGGGCCTCCAAGGCGCCGGCGTCGCGCCGCCTGGTCGTCCCGACCGACATTGCCGATCCGGCGTCCGTGCGGAGTCTGTTCGTGACGACCACGAAGGCGTTCAGGCGTCTCGATCTGCTGTTCAACAACGCCGGCCTCAACGCGCCCGGCATTCCGCTCGAGGACCTGACGCACGAGCAGTGGACGGCCGTCGTGAGCGTCAACCTGACCGGGACGTTCCTCTGCACCCAGGAGGCGTTTCGGGTGATGAAGAGCCAGACGCCGCGCGGCGGCCGCATCATCAACAATGGATCGATCTCCGTGCACGCCCCGCGCCCGAATTCCGCCCCCTACACCGCGACGAAGCACGCCGTCACCGGCCTGACCAAGTGCACGGCGCTCGACGGCCGCAAGTACGATATCGCCTGCGGGCAGGTCGACATCGGGAACGCCATCACGCCGATGACGGAGCGCATGGTGGAGGGCGTGGCGCAGGCCGATGGGACGATGCGTCCCGAACCGCGCATCGACCCCAAGTATGTCGGCGATGCCGTCGTGTACATGGCGGGGCTGCCGCTCGATACGAACGTCTTGTTCCTGACCGTGATGGCCACCAAGATGCCCTTCGTCGGGCGCGGGTGAACGGCGGGTTCGCCGCTACCACGGGATCGGCTTCCCATCGCGAAAGAAGCCGCCGGTCGGGCCGTCGTCCGGCAGCGTGGCCGCCCACACGATGCCCGCCGCGCCGTCGGCCACCGGGCGGCCGCCGGCGCCGCCCATGTCGGTGGCGACCCATCCGGGAGACACCGCGTTGACGAGAATGCGCGCCGGTTTGAGCTGCGCCGCCAGCATGAGTGTGAGCGCGTTCAGGGCGATCTTGGAGAGCGCGTACGCCGGAGCGCCTCCGTCCATGGAGGAGAGCGCGCCGGCGCCGCTGGAGACGTTCACGATCCTGCCGCGCCGGCTCCGCCGGAGGAGCGGGAGAAACGCCTGAGTGACCCGCCAGGGTCCGAGCGTGTTGGTCTCGAAGGCCGCGCGCACCTGGTCCAGATCGGCGTCCGCGGCATCCTGCCACGTGTCGTACAGAATCGCGGCGTTGTTGATGAGGACGTCGAGCCGGCCGGTCGAGCGCTCGACGGCGGCGGCCGCGGCTCGGACGCTCTCTTCATCGGCGACGTCCAGACGCTGCGCCCGCACCTCGCTGCCGCTTCGCCGGAGGGGCTCCGCCGCGGCGCGGGCCTTCTCTTCGCTGCGGGCGGACAGGATCACGACGAATCCCCGCTGACCCAGCTGCCGGCAGACCTCCAGCCCGATGCCTCGATTCCCGCCGGTCACCAGGGCGACTCTGCCCGCGGCGGGCATCGCCATCTCCTTTCGAGGTTCTGCAGGCCGTCGACGTTTCAGCTTGCCGGACTTCACCGGCGTACGGGACTTCGGCCAGCGGTAGACGGCACTCCTAGCGCGCGATCCGCCGCTTGCGGTAGGAGTCCCGGCGGTGGATCTTGCCGCCGCGAAACTCGAAGAGATCGCAGCCGCGCGACTCGATGCGGCTGCCGTCCGGCCGCGTGGCGACCATGGTCCACTCCGAGACGCCGCGCTCGCCGGCGACCGAGTGGCGGGCGTTCTGAT from bacterium encodes:
- a CDS encoding SDR family oxidoreductase — translated: MPSRSTKVAIVTGAGTGVGRAVALALLKAGYAVALAGRRKALLEATARASKAPASRRLVVPTDIADPASVRSLFVTTTKAFRRLDLLFNNAGLNAPGIPLEDLTHEQWTAVVSVNLTGTFLCTQEAFRVMKSQTPRGGRIINNGSISVHAPRPNSAPYTATKHAVTGLTKCTALDGRKYDIACGQVDIGNAITPMTERMVEGVAQADGTMRPEPRIDPKYVGDAVVYMAGLPLDTNVLFLTVMATKMPFVGRG
- a CDS encoding SDR family oxidoreductase, whose amino-acid sequence is MAMPAAGRVALVTGGNRGIGLEVCRQLGQRGFVVILSARSEEKARAAAEPLRRSGSEVRAQRLDVADEESVRAAAAAVERSTGRLDVLINNAAILYDTWQDAADADLDQVRAAFETNTLGPWRVTQAFLPLLRRSRRGRIVNVSSGAGALSSMDGGAPAYALSKIALNALTLMLAAQLKPARILVNAVSPGWVATDMGGAGGRPVADGAAGIVWAATLPDDGPTGGFFRDGKPIPW